The Pseudomonadota bacterium genome window below encodes:
- a CDS encoding BatA domain-containing protein: MSFANPAALGLLGLLAVPILIHLLAQGEYRVVSVGSLRWLQSQQQPRWSRLQLRDPWRLALRCGLVAAMVLALAQPEWSVGSSQTNTQVLVDPSADMAAAREAVREVRARAQSTGGTLAIRWLSPGFPKWDASPPDEGDVPLYDLLAAADDTLAPGPLVVLAQAQADRLGWRRPTLARAVDWVALPGTVPGAERASPGRSVAVVHDGRPEVAAWVAAAIDAWAAGGGRTGDEVALYALPDLPPTYTPDWVVWLGAGEPWPPAVAALLAGGATVLSDTPGEITASVVLDLAGDEQPLFDVVRPPDPGEV; this comes from the coding sequence GCTGGCCGTGCCGATACTCATCCACCTGCTGGCGCAGGGAGAGTATCGGGTGGTGTCGGTGGGCTCTCTGCGTTGGCTGCAGTCGCAGCAACAACCTCGTTGGTCCCGCCTGCAGCTTCGCGACCCCTGGCGCTTGGCGCTGCGCTGTGGATTGGTCGCAGCGATGGTGCTGGCCCTGGCGCAGCCGGAGTGGTCCGTAGGGTCGTCGCAGACGAACACGCAGGTATTGGTCGACCCTAGCGCCGATATGGCCGCCGCTCGCGAGGCTGTGCGCGAGGTGCGCGCAAGGGCTCAGTCGACGGGCGGCACCTTAGCGATTCGTTGGTTATCTCCCGGGTTTCCCAAGTGGGATGCCTCGCCTCCCGACGAGGGCGACGTGCCCCTCTACGATCTCCTGGCCGCGGCGGATGACACACTTGCGCCCGGGCCCCTGGTGGTACTCGCCCAAGCCCAAGCCGATCGCCTGGGGTGGCGACGACCGACGCTGGCCCGTGCCGTGGACTGGGTGGCGTTGCCGGGGACGGTTCCCGGCGCGGAGCGTGCCTCCCCGGGCCGATCGGTGGCCGTGGTCCACGATGGGCGTCCCGAGGTGGCCGCCTGGGTCGCGGCGGCGATCGACGCCTGGGCGGCCGGCGGTGGGCGCACTGGGGACGAGGTGGCGCTGTACGCGTTGCCGGACCTTCCGCCCACCTATACGCCGGATTGGGTGGTGTGGCTGGGGGCTGGGGAGCCGTGGCCACCAGCGGTCGCCGCGCTGCTCGCGGGCGGCGCCACGGTGCTGAGCGACACCCCCGGGGAGATCACGGCGTCCGTGGTACTCGATCTCGCGGGTGATGAGCAGCCCCTCTTCGATGTGGTGAGGCCGCCCGACCCTGGGGAGGTG